Within Nematostella vectensis chromosome 1, jaNemVect1.1, whole genome shotgun sequence, the genomic segment GAATGAGCGGTTAACACTTACACTAGGGCTTTACTCTTTAGGCTTAGCGATCTGACACGCGGCGATCCCGGTGACGAGAAAGACATCGATGATGCGTTTAGGACACTGTGTAGTGCAGGCAAAAAAAAGCGCTGCAAGAAAGCGCcaagtgcgtcaggtactgTATGTAATGCTCTTGTCAACACAGCTTACTTTTCAGGGAagtggtataactagaaagactacagacgcAGGTGGTCTGCGTAGTCGTGGTGAaatcagggaaataaatcaacacaagggtAAAATGGTATGTTAACCCCTCGGTGAAAACATAGTAGTGTCGCTGAGTTTACCTTTTGGCTTTTGCTCCGACGAATGGCAAATGCTCCAAACGTCAGCGAGACTTCAGTTTTCACGGAAGCAAAAACATaccatttcaaccttgtgttgatttatttacCTTTCATGAAGTTCAGCTGTCTATTGGTGCCTCATTATAATAAGCTTACCTTATAATTTAGCTTTTATTTAATTGCTAACGTCTTTCTGTTTTTTCCAGTCACTGATTTCTTTAGAGAGCTCGGGCTGGAAGATGATGATGTCCCTGTGGCTCCCCTTCCACCCAAACGGAGGAGAAGAACTAAAACACCTGATGCAAACCCTGCCCGCCCTTCAGAAGGTAAGGAAACACGTGCTGGGAAGCCCGTCTCTTCTTTGGAAGGAAGGGAAACACCTTGCGCCAGTCCTTCACGCCTTGTAAAAGAAGAGAAGTCACCCTCCTGCTATCCACCGGAAAAAGAGGGGATCCAAGATATCTATAAAGACGGTCAAGTCGAGAAAGACGACCAGAGAACGATTAATGAAGGAAAGTCAGACTCAGAGTCAGACTCTCCGGCGCAAGAGGAGAATGATGATGAGAAAACTAATATACGTTTCGGGGAAGAGAGGAGGGAGTTAGCTTGTCCAGGTGGAGACAAAATGGAAAGCACCGCTCAAGTAATTGTGGATTGTTTGAGTACAGTCAAAGTAACTAATCTGTCTAGTGTACAAGATGTAACAAGTCATGAAAAACAAAGCAGTGGTGTCGTTGCTGCTGAAACCGCACCTCAATACGGGGACTTATTGATGTCAGATAGAGAGGATAACCGCTCAGTAGCTGTAAAAACTGATAAGGGAAACTATAGAGAGGAGTCCAAACGTATTTTAAGTGTGGCACAGGAAACTAGAGTACCGAGTATAGATAGTATTGAACGTGTCGAGGAAGACTCAGCATCATACAGGGAGCATGTCACAGAGAAAACTCCGCAGGTTTGCATTGAGAGCGGTGAGGGCGACGCGGCACACAAATCTGAGTCGGTGTATGAGAGCATCGAGGATAATTCCCAACATAACAATAGGCTAAGGTCAGTTCCTCGCCTGGGGAATACCTTTGAGAGCGCGAGAAGAGATAGACGTGATGTTGGAGAGGGGGGTTGTCACATTGCGGAGTCCTCAACAATGCATGCTGAGGAATCCGATGTGAAAGTCGGTCAAGGAAATGAGCTCCCTGTTGTCGAGCACTTCTTGGGCGGCCGCAACTCTTGCAAAACGTCATCGGTACAACTGACTGATTCTAAACCACGTGGGAGTTCTGTAGCAATAATAAATCAGCCGATTAAGGTCCCTGATGTCAATGCTCCAGGGATAGCCATCGTTTGTCAAACGTCCTCGGGGCATCAGACTGACTCTAAACCACGTGGGGATGATGTGTCACTACACAGACAGGGTGACCACCTTGCAGGGCTTGTTAGCGCAGGCGAGGTGCGATCCCCGGGTTGTAGCCCTGAGGATGTGCTTGCGGTTCCGGCCTCCCCTGGTTTAGTTCCTCCTAGCAGCGGGGCTCTGACTGATTTATATCAAAGGCTTCATGCTGGTGAAAATATTGCAGCAAAGTCCATGTCTTTTcggtagtttttttttatataaagaaTTACACTCACCAtttagaagaaagaaaaagaaattctattatatttttatcgaAAAATAtcgaataataataaaatcttAAATTCCAGTCCAAAAATTCGCTCTTATCAATACAAATCTTTATACCATATTTTGTtgctgccttttttttctccaaaAATGATACATCGATCAATTTATCCACTGCCATTTTTATGCTCGCTACTCACCACTATCGCTGGATAAATAGTGAGTCACGAACCAATCAGGCTGCATCAGACTCGTAGCCAgtcgttatttgctgttgcgCGGTAACCCACAGGCACCCTGTAAAGcggagacaaaaaaaatatgaattcCGCACCCTGACCGTCATACACAGTGCGATTCTTCAACCTCCCGCCTGCATCGCGCGCCGTCTGGGTACGAGACTGTATGGCGAATATTCTTAGATGGCCTTTTCCCAAATACTGCAAAAAACGTCGATTATGTGAcgtttattttatcttttccaCTTTATGCTAAACTGACATgttcgaaaataaaaaatgtaaaagattaaaagttttttttttttttcattttgcgCGCGAAAAGTCGACAATGAAAGAAGAGTCCCAGTATTTTGCACACGCACATTAATTTTTCTGGGTCATGGTGACAATGCCTGAGTCATTGTGAAAATGATTATGTCCCTAGTGATATTCGATCGTACTTTCTGGTcagaaaatcatttttttgtgaTTGAAAACTGCTGTGAACGGGAACTACGATTTGTTTTCCTCCAGAAGAACCTATTACTCTCTTCTGCTGTGATACTGTTGAAATTCAAACGAACTTAGCCATCCACAGGCTACGATGATGGTTTTCATCAGTCAGTTTTGACCCTGGCTTCAGTGTAACTAAATCATTTCACCCCAATAGATGCCCTTCCAATGTTACAACTAAATGTATCATCTCTTCCCACTTTTGACCTCGCTCTGCTGGTATACGCGAGTATATTCTGTTTTGAGAAGACCTTTCTTTTAGTGTCAGTTATAGTTAAATctgaagactttttttaagttttgtgAACATTATGTGTTCTTTTACTTGTCGACGTTGGGCGTTGTAATCTACATACGAACAGGGGCGTGTGTGGCCAgaatttttcatatgatacagACGTTCTGAAATTTcaaatgtattattttttatcagaaatCACAGCTGGACGAAAAACATACACCCAGTCACGAAAAATAGCTCAATAGGGTCTGCATAAAAACGGTTCAGTAGTGTCTGCGCGAAAAATATAGCTCTATATGTTCTGCGTGACAAACATAGTTTAAAAGGTTTTGCGTGACAAACATATTTCAATATGGTTTGCGCGACGAAAATAGCTTAATAGGGTCTGCGTAAAAAACGGTGCAGTAGCTAGGGATTTCGTGAAAAAATTTAGCCCAATAGGGTCTGCGTAGCAAACATAGACCAATAGGCAGATAGGGTATGCGTGACAAAGAGTTCAATAGAGTTTGCGTTTGTTTTAATATGGGGTTTGCGTGACAAACATCATTGAGCTATCAAGAGCTGTAGGGCAGATGCCAAGCAGACGTGACTCACTCAACAAAACGAACAAATATAGAGACTCTCGCCCTTCCAAATTATGGTAACCCAGTAAGAAACTGCCGATGGGCTGCTTATTATATGTTctgtatattattttttagccGGCTGGATCACTCATATTTTTCTCAACTTGGCCGTgtttttttaagcaaatttaTTTGCTTGGTTTTCTTGACCTATCTCTTGTTCTGGAACCCATGTCGCCTAGTTTCCCCATTTGCTCGCTCCTTCAATTTTATAGAAGGTAAATACAGCCGCCCTCGTAAAAGAAAGTGGCCGCTTTATGAAAAGAGTGAAAGCTCTAAAGAGATGCTCATTAGAGAGCCTGGAGGTATGACTGTTACTGAGGCCCCCTGGTCGCCTTGGCTCTCCCATGTGGCTTTTAGTAGCGCGTTATGGGTGTGAGAGGTCGAACTTGACTGATTTCTCACCCGCAGTCGTTTGTAGGAGCCGGGGTAAGCTTCTAAATCTAAATAAATACCTCCACTGCTTTGGATTTCAGGTAACTAAGAATATTCTCATTGCCTGATGGTTATCTTTGAACTCCTCGAATTAAACTTGGAAATGTGCTCATTTAAACTCAGTTGAACGGGTATAATCAAACTCATCATAGAAAAGTCGTATCATAGCGCAGTTTTCAAGTCTGAGGCCTGAAAAACGCTTGGTTACATTTTTGCACGGATCTCTCTCAATCTTTGAAGCTTTGCCTCTCACCCCTCTCATACTCTTTCTAATATAAATCAGCTCGTTTCATGAGCTGTTGCGTTGAATGTACTTTTTCGTGTGCAGGTATTACCTAGCTGAAGTCAAGGCGTATATTTAACcgagttttttattttttattttagtacAGTTGCTTGACTTTTTTTTCCAGTACGAGTCGCGACTCGCCAAAGTGCCGAAGCGCGCGCCTGCTCCGCGCCATTGCTatgccttatttggaaaactgCCTAGGCGGTCTTGGCGGGTAAACTGGGTTCAACGCTCCTCTATAGTGCTATTGATGGTTGGTTCCGATATGTCCGCAAATGAGTTCGGGGAAGCAGATCCCAAAACGCTAGCAAATCTCTCCAACAAATTGCTATAAACTTGGTTGATAACCTCGGTTAATTGACGAAGATGGGGACACGAGCGCCCAGCAATGTAACCATGTTATTCTTGGGGATTGCCCGTCGCCGTTGTGGGCCAggttttgtcattttttgaCAGGAGTAGATATTGAATGATAGTCCTCGCAGTGTGTGTGGTCTACCCATCCTAATAATGCATGCACCCCGATTTATTCGCCTCGCTTCTCAGCCAATCAGGTGCGCGCGGCTGTGACGTTTTCGCACTCATCTCGAGCGAGATCGCCTTCCTGTGTCCCGACTGGTGCTCATGTTACAACTCGCTCTCTCTCATGTGAGTGTCGTTGCTTATTACCGCACCGTGAACCATGATTTCTGGCCTAAATGGCAAGCGTTTGGGTCCGGGATCAGACAAAAGATTTAGTGGATTGCTTAAGGGACTGGCTTAAGTGGAGAACAGGCAAGCGTAAAGGGGAAATAAGGCAGTATTTGTCTGGTATATCACTCGACCTGAGGCATTCGCCGCGTGGCTGTTCGAATTCAAGTCATCCTAACCAAACATGCCTCTTTCAACTTCGGAGAGCTACGTTTGGGCCAGCGAGTCCTTGAGAGATATAACTGAGGTTAGTACATCTTAATAAACTCCCAATACCTATATACGGATACTCGGCTAACGGCTCGTTAATGGAAGTTTCTCAGCGTAGGCAAATACGAGGCCAACCGGTGAGATTCCTTCGAGATTGTTTACATTACTCGGCGAGTGAATCCCTCGAAATTCTCTCTTTATTATTCACATAATTTCCCTATGGTTCAAAGCCTTGTATTACATTATGCCATCACTAATAGCCTTGCAGTTTGTTTGTGCGGGTTTGTAGTCCGTAATGGCGCATACTTTGCCTAACACTCCGTACATTTATCGCTCTGCTACGGTAGTGCTCGGAGTTCTGAAATCTGTTTCCTAATCAACGCTCAAGCCAGCTATCTATATCCGCGCTTGGCCTGCGGAATCTGCATTCTATCTGGGAGGTCGTGTATTATAAAGCCCTTCAATATTTCATCTTTGCTTGTCAGACTACCGATAGAGAAGGTGGTACATTGCAGGCGGTATTGACGCTTGCTACAAGTAATCATTCACGCTCGAGACCCCTCGTACAGACATCACACCTCGTTCTCCTAATCGCTTCTGCGTAACCATCTTATGTGGTTTCCTCAGAACTCGTGTAACCGCCACGGGCTTTTAGAAAGAAGGGGGAGACAGAGATAGACAGGGCTCGAGTTTCAGTTCGAAATAAAAAATGCTTGCTGGAATGTTGGCTTTGAGGTTATGTTCATTGTACAGAGTCAAATGTCCTATGTTACAATTTAATTTAGACCCCATGTTAAACGTGTCGTAATGGAGTTTTATATCTCAAAATGTGATCTTCATGTACCGGCCGTCGTGGCTCGTATTTGCTATAGCGGAAC encodes:
- the LOC5520325 gene encoding protein artemis isoform X2, coding for MSCFRGKLLEYPQVSIDCFDNENLDSYAYFLSHCHRDHMQGLDSATFSDAIKSKKQRIFCSETTRNLLLCDASFSHLEEYLTGIPLDQPFVVTPYDKETNKEEVITVTLFSAGHCVGSVMFLFEGLKGNVLYTGDFRLATGDTKRITVLHCNGRVKDIRSVYIDTTFCLPKMMSIPSRETNDAIFKVIDRWFSQGAEHVVSLQCKSKYGYEYMLKSIAIYYKIKIHVSDERLEMYRYLSDMIQHFTTDASKTRIHACHWKNSDSSTLPCGLVLPNGLEPKVLRIRPSTFWFAQRPQPLPADNIKYCKEQKMWRVVHSMHASMEEIRDLVGYLRPEHVHPNVEPGGLYTMDDAKKWLSDLTRGDPGDEKDIDDAFRTLCSAGKKKRCKKAPSASVTDFFRELGLEDDDVPVAPLPPKRRRRTKTPDANPARPSEGKETRAGKPVSSLEGRETPCASPSRLVKEEKSPSCYPPEKEGIQDIYKDGQVEKDDQRTINEGKSDSESDSPAQEENDDEKTNIRFGEERRELACPGGDKMESTAQVIVDCLSTVKVTNLSSVQDVTSHEKQSSGVVAAETAPQYGDLLMSDREDNRSVAVKTDKGNYREESKRILSVAQETRVPSIDSIERVEEDSASYREHVTEKTPQVCIESGEGDAAHKSESVYESIEDNSQHNNRLRSVPRLGNTFESARRDRRDVGEGGCHIAESSTMHAEESDVKVGQGNELPVVEHFLGGRNSCKTSSVQLTDSKPRGSSVAIINQPIKVPDVNAPGIAIVCQTSSGHQTDSKPRGDDVSLHRQGDHLAGLVSAGEVRSPGCSPEDVLAVPASPGLVPPSSGALTDLYQRLHAGENIAAKSMSFR
- the LOC5520325 gene encoding protein artemis isoform X3; its protein translation is MFLFEGLKGNVLYTGDFRLATGDTKRITVLHCNGRVKDIRSVYIDTTFCLPKMMSIPSRKETNDAIFKVIDRWFSQGAEHVVSLQCKSKYGYEYMLKSIAIYYKIKIHVSDERLEMYRYLSDMIQHFTTDASKTRIHACHWKNSDSSTLPCGLVLPNGLEPKVLRIRPSTFWFAQRPQPLPADNIKYCKEQKMWRVVHSMHASMEEIRDLVGYLRPEHVHPNVEPGGLYTMDDAKKWLSDLTRGDPGDEKDIDDAFRTLCSAGKKKRCKKAPSASVTDFFRELGLEDDDVPVAPLPPKRRRRTKTPDANPARPSEGKETRAGKPVSSLEGRETPCASPSRLVKEEKSPSCYPPEKEGIQDIYKDGQVEKDDQRTINEGKSDSESDSPAQEENDDEKTNIRFGEERRELACPGGDKMESTAQVIVDCLSTVKVTNLSSVQDVTSHEKQSSGVVAAETAPQYGDLLMSDREDNRSVAVKTDKGNYREESKRILSVAQETRVPSIDSIERVEEDSASYREHVTEKTPQVCIESGEGDAAHKSESVYESIEDNSQHNNRLRSVPRLGNTFESARRDRRDVGEGGCHIAESSTMHAEESDVKVGQGNELPVVEHFLGGRNSCKTSSVQLTDSKPRGSSVAIINQPIKVPDVNAPGIAIVCQTSSGHQTDSKPRGDDVSLHRQGDHLAGLVSAGEVRSPGCSPEDVLAVPASPGLVPPSSGALTDLYQRLHAGENIAAKSMSFR
- the LOC5520325 gene encoding protein artemis isoform X1 is translated as MSCFRGKLLEYPQVSIDCFDNENLDSYAYFLSHCHRDHMQGLDSATFSDAIKSKKQRIFCSETTRNLLLCDASFSHLEEYLTGIPLDQPFVVTPYDKETNKEEVITVTLFSAGHCVGSVMFLFEGLKGNVLYTGDFRLATGDTKRITVLHCNGRVKDIRSVYIDTTFCLPKMMSIPSRKETNDAIFKVIDRWFSQGAEHVVSLQCKSKYGYEYMLKSIAIYYKIKIHVSDERLEMYRYLSDMIQHFTTDASKTRIHACHWKNSDSSTLPCGLVLPNGLEPKVLRIRPSTFWFAQRPQPLPADNIKYCKEQKMWRVVHSMHASMEEIRDLVGYLRPEHVHPNVEPGGLYTMDDAKKWLSDLTRGDPGDEKDIDDAFRTLCSAGKKKRCKKAPSASVTDFFRELGLEDDDVPVAPLPPKRRRRTKTPDANPARPSEGKETRAGKPVSSLEGRETPCASPSRLVKEEKSPSCYPPEKEGIQDIYKDGQVEKDDQRTINEGKSDSESDSPAQEENDDEKTNIRFGEERRELACPGGDKMESTAQVIVDCLSTVKVTNLSSVQDVTSHEKQSSGVVAAETAPQYGDLLMSDREDNRSVAVKTDKGNYREESKRILSVAQETRVPSIDSIERVEEDSASYREHVTEKTPQVCIESGEGDAAHKSESVYESIEDNSQHNNRLRSVPRLGNTFESARRDRRDVGEGGCHIAESSTMHAEESDVKVGQGNELPVVEHFLGGRNSCKTSSVQLTDSKPRGSSVAIINQPIKVPDVNAPGIAIVCQTSSGHQTDSKPRGDDVSLHRQGDHLAGLVSAGEVRSPGCSPEDVLAVPASPGLVPPSSGALTDLYQRLHAGENIAAKSMSFR